A stretch of the Aegilops tauschii subsp. strangulata cultivar AL8/78 chromosome 4, Aet v6.0, whole genome shotgun sequence genome encodes the following:
- the LOC141021789 gene encoding uncharacterized protein, with protein sequence MASWFPMALKDGTHSWLLHLSEGSITSWGEIHERFIDNFQGTRDRAPAVNDLQCVKQQLGETLHKYIQRFTNVHLKIPKALDEAIISAFTDGVRDVKMKEELTIQEDLCSALEMFNLANKCTRAEEGRLSLLELPEADPEDKKAKLKR encoded by the coding sequence ATGGCGagctggttccccatggctctcaaggatggcacGCACTCCTGGCTCCTTCACCTCTCGGAAGGATCGATCACCTCCTGGGGTGAGATTCACGAGCGTTTcattgacaacttccagggcacccgtGACCGCGCCCCTGCAGTGAATGACCTGCAGTGTGTgaagcagcagctgggcgagacTCTGCACAAGTACATACAGCGCTTCACGAACGTTCACCTCAAGATTCCAAAGGCgttggacgaggccatcatctcggcgttcaCCGATGGCGTCAGGGACGTCAAGATGAAAGAGGAGCTCACCATCCAGGAGGACTTGTGCTcggccctggagatgttcaacctGGCGAACAAGTGCACAAGGGCCGAAGAgggccgcctctccctccttgagcttCCGGAGGCTGACcctgaagacaagaaggccaagctTAAGAGGTGA